The DNA sequence GATCTGCCATTTCAACCTGAATTTTTTTCCAAGTTTTATCGAAGTTTTGTTGTTGCTTGATGACAACTTCGTTTATTTTTTGTAAAATTTTTGTTGGAGGCTGGTAGAATGATTCGGTGATAAATTTATCTTTAAAATCCATTGCGCGCTTTAAACCGGCAACTCGAACTCTGAAAAACTCATCGAGGTTATTAGAAAAAATGCCTAAAAAGCGAATGCGTAAATGCAACGGAACATTTTGATCCATTGCTTCTTGCAAAACTCTTTCGTTGAATGCAAGCCATGTGATATCTCTGGGATTAAATTGATTCGACATCTGTAATATTATAATCTCAAAAATAGAGCTTTTTGACCGTTTTTGCGTGTTATTTAGATTAAATAGTGACAATATTATTCTGGTTTTGTTCAAATAGTTTGTAAAAACTTTATTATATTTGGGAAAACTAGAACTAAAGCGATATGGGGTTTGTACTGGAACCAGATTTAATAAAAGCGACAAAAGCAGAATTCAAAAGATATTATAAAGGTGACGTTATCTTGAATGAAGGAGATCGTTCTCAGCACTTTTTATATCTAAAGGAAGGAGAGCTTTCAGTTTTTAATTTTACAGAGAAAGGAAAAGAACTTTTGCAGCACAAGGTAAAGAAAGGTCGTTTTTTTGCAGATCCAGCAATTCTTCTCGATGAGCCAGTTCCTGGTAACGTAGAGGTATGTTCCGAAAAAGTAGAAATCGTAAAGATTTTAAGAGAGAATTTAATTGAGTATCTAATAGCGCATCCCGAAAAACTTTTCGAATTTACAATTTCAATTGCCAAGAAGACGGTTAAGAAAAGTCTTTTATTAAAGCAAATCGTTTTGTTTAATCCAGAAGATCGTATTCTCCAACATCTGCATGATTTCAAAAAAGAGAATTGCTGTGTAGAGGAAAGAACGATGATTAATTTTACCAGAAAAGATCTTTCTCATATGACAGGTTTGAGAATTGAGACCGTTATTCGCGCGATCAAGAAGATGGAAAAAGAAGGGAAATTAGAGATCGTTAACGGTAAAATTTTCATCTAACTCATGACGAGAGTCATATTCCTAATTCATTTTTTCAGTTTAATTTTGTACTATGAAGAATATTAATTTTTGGCTACGGTTCTCTGTTCTTAATTTTTTCCTCGTAGCAGTTTTAGGTGTTTTAATGCGTTACAAAATTGCCTATTCATTACCGATCGTCGATCAAAAGCATGTACAGGAAGCGCATTCTCATTTCGCTTTTTATGGCTGGATCACCCAGATTATTTATGTTTTAATCATTCGGTATTTACACGGAATTATCCCTGAAAATCAACTTAAAAAATACCATACTTTACTCATTGTTAACGCTGTTTCTGCATATGTGATGGTACCGAGTTTTATTTATAACGGTTATTTTTGGTTATCAATTGTAGCGTCAACTGCCGCGTTGTTAACCAGTTTCGTCTTTTTCTTTTTCTTATTGAGAGATTTAAAAGGCAAACAGAATTTAGCAAAACCTTGGTTTTTAGGCGGATTGTTTTTTGCGGTGATTTCGTCAGTTGGTGTTTTTGGACTCAGCTATATGATGTCGTCCGGAAATATGACGCAAAACTTATATCTCGCTTCTACTTACTATTACCTCCATTTTCAATATAACGGGTTTTTCATTTTTAGCTGTATCGGTTTATTGATTCATTCCTTAAAACAAATCGGTGCTGAGGTTTCTGAGAAGGACAACAAAATGATTTTTTGGCTGATGTTTATTGGCTGTTTAATTGGATTTGGGCTTTCTGTTTTATGGATGAAAATGCCAATGTTGATTTTTATCGCCATTATTTTAGCAACAATCGCACAAACAATTGGCGCCGTAAAACTCTATTTAGTAGTTAAAAAGAATTGGACAAAACTTGTATTGAATTATTCAGCACTGCAACGGTTCGTATTGATGTATGTCGGATTTGCGTTCTTCGCGAAAACGGTCTTGCAATTAGGATCTACGATACCAGCTTTAAGTCAGTTTGCCTTTGGATTTAGAAACGTAGTCATTGCCTATTTACATTTAATTTTGTTGATGTGTGTTTCCGTATTTTTAATCAATCAGATTCTGGCAACCAACGTTTTCAAAATGACAAAACCGGTGATTACTGGTCTCAAGTTATTACTGCTTGGGATTTTCTTAAATGAAGCCGTTCTGGGATTGATGGGTATTTTCTCGATTAAATATATTTCGATTCCTTATACACCGGAAATACTTTTGGCAGTTTCTTTATTAATGATGTTTTCACTACTCATTATCTTCTTCAATTTAAAGAAGAAGGATCTGTAAAGGAATTCTTTTTGGATTAAATAACTAAATGATAAAGTAAAGAGTTCGGTAGATATCGAACTCTTTTTCTTTGTTGAAAAGTTGTAATTATGTTTCTTAATAAGAAGCAACAAAACTTTTGCTTCTTACAAATCTAGTCCCGTCTCGTTCTAAGACGAGACTATATCCTCCCGTTCCGAGAAATCGGAAACGGGAGGGATACCGCTTCCATCGTGGCTAAAACTTCACGTATTTCTTCTTTCCACCGCAAATATTAGTGGCATCAAACACAATAATATGCGCAATTGAAATCATCATCAAATCCTTTATAAGGTCCTAAAAAAGCTTCCTGAAAATAAATTTCAGGAAGCTTACAAAACAATTTAAACTATTAAGATATCATTAGTTTGGAAGGATTACGCTGTCAACAACGTATACGATTCCGTTTGATGCTGGGACTGTAGCAAGGATATTTACGGTGCCGTTAATTACAGGTTTTCCATCAACCATTTTGATGCTAATTGGCGTTCCATCAACCATTCCTAAACTTTGTCCGTCTGTAAGTTGATCAGTTTTGATCACTCCTACATAAGTGTGGTGGCTTAAAATATCATTTAATTTTTCAACATTTTCAGGTTTCATTAAATTATCCAGAGTTCCTGCTGGAAGTTTAGCAAAAGCTTCATTAGTCGGAGCGAAAACGGTGAAAGGTCCAGCATTACTTAAAGAAGTCGCTAATCCTGCAGCTTGTACCGCTTTTACCAAAGTAGATAAATCTGGAGTACTAACTGCCAATTTTACGATGTCCGGTGCGCTGTCATTATCTACTACAGATTCTTGACCGCCTCCAACGGCTTCTGTACCTGTCGTTTCAGTTGTTGCTGCTGTCGTCTCATTCTTCGAGCAAGAAGAGAATGCAAGTGCAAGCACCGCAAGGATCATAATTGATTTTTTCATAGCTTCTATTTTTTTATTGTTAATTTCTAAGATTGTATTAGAATAAATTTTCTTTTTATGCTGATATAAAATTAGGTCAAAATTTGAAAATTTGCTATGACCGTAATCACATATTAAACAATTAATTAGCTGAGTTTTATCAGTTAATAATGCCTGCGAAATTTAATAATTATAAATCTTTTTTATTGAACAGGATTAAAGACCATAAGAATGGAACGAGCGTCCAGATGGCTAAGATAATAATGGAAATCACCATACCGCCACCAGATCCAAATACTTGTCTGAAAATCGCGCCAGCCTGTCCAAGCATAGCCGCCACATCTAGCTGAAGCAGTACAAAAATCCTGGAAAGTCCAATCGGATTAACTGCTGCTAAAGTCGCCATAATTCCTTCAATAGGATAATCTGCGAACTGGAACATTAAGACCAATAAAATTCCGTCATAGATAATGGCAAAAAACATCCAGATGAAAATAGAAATACCAATTCCTTTAGCTCGGTCTCTGCTGAAAATCGCCGCTAGCATTGCTAAAGAAGTAAAAATCACTGATAGGAAGACTCCGGTAATAAGCAATGAAAATCCTGTTTCAATCGAGGAATACAATAATATCGGAATGCCACATCCAACTAAGAATGCCAGAATAAGCGCTGTAGAAAGTCCCAGGAATAAATTAAACCAAACCTTTCCGCGCGGAACCGGTTGACTCAATAGTAATTCTATAAACTGGCTGCTGTTGTAAACATAGATGGTCGAGAAAATGACACTTACTAAAGGAACGACTAATAAAACCACATTCAACAAACTAAGCGTGGCTTTGGTGTAATTATTATCTAATCCTAAAACCGACCATGAGATAATGAAAAGTAGAATCGTATAAAGAATCACGATTTTATTTTT is a window from the Kaistella flava (ex Peng et al. 2021) genome containing:
- a CDS encoding Crp/Fnr family transcriptional regulator, with translation MGFVLEPDLIKATKAEFKRYYKGDVILNEGDRSQHFLYLKEGELSVFNFTEKGKELLQHKVKKGRFFADPAILLDEPVPGNVEVCSEKVEIVKILRENLIEYLIAHPEKLFEFTISIAKKTVKKSLLLKQIVLFNPEDRILQHLHDFKKENCCVEERTMINFTRKDLSHMTGLRIETVIRAIKKMEKEGKLEIVNGKIFI
- a CDS encoding fasciclin domain-containing protein produces the protein MKKSIMILAVLALAFSSCSKNETTAATTETTGTEAVGGGQESVVDNDSAPDIVKLAVSTPDLSTLVKAVQAAGLATSLSNAGPFTVFAPTNEAFAKLPAGTLDNLMKPENVEKLNDILSHHTYVGVIKTDQLTDGQSLGMVDGTPISIKMVDGKPVINGTVNILATVPASNGIVYVVDSVILPN
- a CDS encoding ABC transporter permease subunit; this encodes MNKIARFILFDILKNKIVILYTILLFIISWSVLGLDNNYTKATLSLLNVVLLVVPLVSVIFSTIYVYNSSQFIELLLSQPVPRGKVWFNLFLGLSTALILAFLVGCGIPILLYSSIETGFSLLITGVFLSVIFTSLAMLAAIFSRDRAKGIGISIFIWMFFAIIYDGILLVLMFQFADYPIEGIMATLAAVNPIGLSRIFVLLQLDVAAMLGQAGAIFRQVFGSGGGMVISIIILAIWTLVPFLWSLILFNKKDL